In the genome of Oncorhynchus mykiss isolate Arlee chromosome 18, USDA_OmykA_1.1, whole genome shotgun sequence, one region contains:
- the LOC110496330 gene encoding teashirt homolog 1 produces MPRRKQQAPRRSVAYGDEDEFKADDKIDEEHLQDDGLSLDGQDGEYLCNEDDDAGDQFSFQNSPFSNGTNPDAGYASPLSDTSDQLIDFQSTRSKDGLDKEEAARGGVDHLKIPNGLSLQDSLAQMKAVYANLISDASWSSITKDMLRSNSNSNKVISVISNSNGSSHKGSNGIANSNTIRLVNNNNHTNSSSNTSAPTNTTSNTTATSTANTNNNGTGVSTGSTGGVTYDWHQAALAKTLQHTPYNLLPEPSLFSTVQLYRQNNKLYGPVFTGASKFRCKDCSGAYDTLVGLTVHMNESGHYRDDNKDKEEERGKRWSKPRKRSLMEMEGKEDAQKVLKCMYCGHSFESLQDLSVHMIKTKHYQKVPLKEPMPALTSKLVPPTRKRAFQDLVSPCSPESVTPGVHLGETTKDQKVVNPYVTANNRYGYQNGASYTWQFEARKAQILKCMECGSSHDTLQQLTAHMMVTGHFLKVTNTASKKGKQLVFDPLVEEKMQSIPLPPTSTRLPAPNVKSQPDSLLLHSSHTEEKREEHEEKMEMSEPENKIKEEKEDLTEKSEKTGKAGHYKYLTEEDLEETPKGGLDILKSLEFTVSSAISKAQTGTPTWGGAGYPSIHAAYQLHGSLKSSMQSVQVVQPLFSTSSLKVMSSDSSNLIHSPISHSPPPSHKNNVLAMEELVEKVTGKVSVKKEKDEKASENKCKVSSTKSPSPLSKERKGSPMPDSLNKPVKNIDVEDKSEPRSREGEAKDGKADPPMKNGADVPKTVASNGCNGLGIITDHSPEQSFVNPLSALQSIMNNHLGKASKTATPFLDPLAMLYKISNNMMEKPMNNSNQVKQVESINRFYDNDDQPMDLTKSKNTNGRTANSTSTTPNNNSNCNTNNSNRPILSSLSESLSSPLRENALMDISDMVKNLTGRLTPKSSTPSSISEKSDADNSAFEEGLEELSAFQKRKGRQSNWNPQHLLILQAQFTSCLRETADGKFVMTDLGPQERVHICKFTGLSMTTISHWLANVKYQLRRTGGTKFLKNIDSGHPLFLCSDCASQFRTPSSYINHLESHLGFSMKDISKLSIDHLREQQAVTRMITEKTFSSLGLNEEDSCSVFQCKLCNRTFVSKHAVKLHLSKTHGKSPEDHLIFVTELEKFDKA; encoded by the coding sequence CTTATGGGGACGAGGACGAATTTAAGGCTGATGACAAGATCGATGAGGAGCACCTGCAAGATGATGGTCTCTCCTTGGATGGACAGGATGGCGAGTACCTCTGCAACGAGGATGACGATGCCGGGGACCAATTCAGCTTCCAGAACTCCCCGTTCAGCAATGGCACCAACCCCGACGCTGGCTACGCTTCTCCTCTCAGCGACACCAGCGACCAACTTATCGACTTCCAGAGCACACGCTCCAAGGACGGACTGGATAAGGAGGAGGCAGCCAGAGGAGGAGTAGACCACCTAAAGATCCCCAATGGCCTGTCTCTGCAGGACAGCCTGGCGCAGATGAAAGCTGTCTATGCAAACCTGATCTCGGACGCCTCTTGGTCCAGCATCACCAAGGACATGCTAAGAagtaacagcaacagcaacaaggTCATCAGTGTGATCAGCAACAGCAATGGAAGCAGCCACAAGGGGAGCAACGGTATCGCCAACAGTAATACTATCAGACTTGTGAACAATAATAACCACAccaacagcagcagtaacacctctgcccctaccaacactaccagcAACACTACCGCTACAAGCACCGCTAACACTAACAACAATGGCACTGGTGTCAGCACTGGCAGCACCGGTGGAGTGACCTACGACTGGCACCAAGCGGCTTTGGCCAAAACCCTGCAGCATACACCATATAATCTCCTCCCCGAGCCGAGCCTCTTCAGCACTGTGCAGCTGTACCGGCAGAACAACAAGCTCTACGGTCCGGTGTTCACCGGTGCCAGCAAGTTCCGGTGCAAGGACTGCAGCGGAGCCTATGACACGCTGGTTGGGCTCACTGTACACATGAATGAGTCAGGCCACTACCGTGATGACAAcaaggacaaggaggaggagcgGGGAAAGAGGTGGTCCAAGCCACGTAAACGCTCCCTCATGGAGATGGAAGGCAAGGAGGACGCTCAAAAGGTTCTCAAGTGCATGTACTGCGGCCATTCCTTTGAATCCCTACAGGACCTGAGTGTCCACATGATCAAAACAAAACACTACCAGAAAGTGCCTCTCAAAGAACCCATGCCAGCTCTCACCTCAAAGCTGGTGCCACCTACCAGAAAAAGAGCATTTCAGGACTTGGTGTCCCCGTGCTCACCAGAGTCTGTCACACCTGGTGTACACCTGGGGGAGACCACGAAAGACCAGAAAGTGGTTAACCCCTATGTCACAGCGAATAACCGCTACGGCTACCAAAATGGCGCCAGTTACACCTGGCAGTTTGAGGCTCGCAAGGCCCAGATCCTCAAATGCATGGAGTGCGGGAGTTCCCACGACACCCTGCAACAACTGACAGCCCACATGATGGTCACAGGACACTTTTTGAAAGTGACCAACACAGCATCCAAAAAGGGGAAGCAGCTGGTGTTTGACCCCCTGGTTGAGGAAAAGATGCAGTCCATTCCTCTCCCGCCGACCTCTACACGACTCCCTGCGCCCAATGTGAAGTCACAGCCCGATTCTCTTCTCCTGCACTCCTCGCACACTGAAGAGAAAAGGGAGGAACACGAGGAGAAAATGGAGATGAGTGAACCAGAGAATAAGAtcaaagaagagaaagaggatcTGACTGAGAAAAGTGAGAAAACTGGCAAGGCTGGACATTACAAGTATCTCACAGAGGAAGACCTGGAAGAGACTCCCAAAGGAGGTCTGGATATCCTGAAGTCCTTAGAGTTCACAGTGTCAAGTGCAATCAGCAAGGCCCAGACTGGGACGCCCACCTGGGGTGGTGCTGGCTACCCTAGCATCCACGCTGCCTACCAGCTCCATGGGTCTCTGAAGTCCTCCATGCAGAGTGTCCAGGTGGTTCAACCCTTGTTCAGCACTAGCAGCTTGAAGGTGATGTCCTCTGACTCCAGCAATCTGATCCATTCACCAATCAGCCATTCCCCACCTCCAAGCCACAAGAACAATGTGCTGGCCATGGAGGAGCTGGTGGAAAAAGTCACAGGGAAGGTCTCTGTGAAGAAGGAGAAGGACGAGAAGGCGTCAGAAAACAAATGCAAAGTGAGCTCTACCAAGTCACCGTCCCCACTGTCCAAGGAGAGGAAGGGGTCACCCATGCCGGATAGCCTCAACAAGCCGGTGAAAAACATTGATGTAGAAGATAAGAGCGAGCCtagaagcagagagggagaggcaaaAGACGGCAAAGCGGATCCGCCAATGAAGAACGGAGCAGATGTGCCAAAAACGGTAGCCAGCAATGGCTGTAACGGCTTGGGAATCATCACGGATCATTCACCTGAGCAGTCGTTTGTCAACCCCCTCAGTGCGTTGCAGTCCATCATGAACAATCACTTGGGAAAGGCCTCGAAGACAGCCACCCCCTTTCTAGACCCTCTGGCAATGCTGTACAAGATCAGTAACAACATGATGGAGAAGCCCATGAACAACTCCAATCAGGTCAAGCAAGTTGAGTCAATCAATCGATTCTATGACAATGATGACCAACCCATGGACTTGACAAAATCCAAAAACACAAATGGACGCACTGCTAACAGCACCTCCACTACGCCGAACAACAATAGCAACTGTAATACCAATAACAGCAACAGGCCTATTCTCTCAAGCTTGTCTGAATCTCTCTCGTCCCCTTTACGGGAAAATGCTTTGATGGACATCTCCGACATGGTCAAGAACCTGACCGGCCGTCTGACACCGAAatcctccaccccatcctccATCTCTGAGAAATCTGACGCGGACAACAGCGCCTTCGAGGAAGGCTTGGAGGAGCTCTCTGCATTCCAGAAAAGGAAAGGCCGGCAGTCCAACTGGAATCCTCAGCACCTCCTCATCCTTCAGGCCCAGTTCACCTCCTGTCTCCGGGAGACGGCTGACGGCAAGTTCGTCATGACTGACTTAGGCCCCCAGGAGCGGGTCCATATCTGCAAGTTCACTGGTCTCTCCATGACCACGATCTCCCATTGGCTGGCCAATGTCAAGTACCAGCTGAGGCGGACAGGCGGGACAAAATTCCTGAAAAACATTGACTCGGGCCATCCCCTGTTTCTCTGCAGTGACTGTGCCTCTCAGTTTAGGACTCCTTCCTCTTACATAAATCATTTGGAGTCCCACTTAGGCTTCAGCATGAAGGACATCTCAAAGCTTTCCATAGATCACCTTAGAGAGCAGCAGGCAGTTACCAGAATGATAACGGAGAAAACGTTCAGTTCCCTGGGACTTAATGAGGAAGACTCATGCTCTGTATTTCAGTGCAAGCTGTGCAATCGGACCTTTGTCAGCAAGCATGCAGTCAAACTGCACCTTAGCAAAACGCATGGCAAGTCTCCGGAGGACCACCTCATCTTTGTCACTGAACTAGAAAAGTTTGATAAAGCATAA